One genomic window of Solanum dulcamara chromosome 12, daSolDulc1.2, whole genome shotgun sequence includes the following:
- the LOC129875600 gene encoding cationic peroxidase 1-like codes for MAFSDLSNNFYNDICPEALPTIKQVVEDAVRQERRMGASLLRLHFHDCFVNGCDASILLDQTSIIDSEKTSRANNNFARGFEVIDQIKSEVDKVCGRPVVSCADILAVAARDSVVALHGPTWEVQLGRRDSTTASRTTANNDIPTPFMDLPALVDNFKKQGLDEEDLVALSGGHTLGFAQCFTFRNRTYNETNKIDSTFASQRQANCPRSGGDSNLAPLDPTPALFDSKYFSNLVSKKGLLHSDQALFSGGETDELVKAYSTNLRTFSKDFAESMIKMGNIKTLTGNQGQIRIDCRKVN; via the exons ATGGCTTTTTCGGatttgtcaaataatttttacaatGATATTTGTCCCGAAGCTTTACCAACCATTAAACAGGTTGTTGAGGATGCAGTCAGGCAAGAGAGGCGAATGGGTGCCTCTTTGCTACGATTACATTTTCATGATTGTTTCGTTAAT GGTTGTGATGCCTCGATTCTTCTTGATCAAACGTCTATTATCGATAGTGAGAAGACTTCTCGTGCTAATAACAATTTTGCCAGAGGATTTGAAGTGATCGATCAAATTAAATCGGAGGTTGATAAAGTTTGTGGACGGCCAGTTGTATCTTGTGCAGACATCTTGGCTGTTGCAGCTCGTGACTCTGTAGTTGCT TTACATGGACCAACATGGGAAGTGCAACTAGGAAGAAGGGATTCCACTACAGCAAGTAGAACCACTGCCAACAATGACATTCCAACTCCATTCATGGACTTACCCGCACTTGTGGACAATTTCAAGAAGCAAGGTTTGGATGAAGAAGACCTCGTTGCTCTCTCCGGTGGACACACACTAGGGTTTGCTCAGTGTTTCACTTTCAGGAATCGCACCTACAATGAGACTAACAAAATTGACTCCACCTTTGCAAGCCAACGCCAAGCAAATTGTCCTCGTAGTGGAGGTGATTCCAATCTTGCTCCTCTTGATCCTACACCTGCTCTTTTCGACTCGAAATATTTCAGTAATTTGGTGTCTAAGAAAGGGCTTTTGCATTCTGATCAAGCACTATTTAGTGGAGGAGAGACTGATGAGCTTGTTAAAGCCTATAGTACAAACCTAAGGACTTTCTCGAAAGATTTTGCTGAGTCTATGATTAAGATGGGTAATATCAAGACGTTAACTGGGAATCAAGGTCAGATTCGTATTGATTGCAGGAAGGTGAATTAA